The following are encoded in a window of Scleropages formosus chromosome 7, fSclFor1.1, whole genome shotgun sequence genomic DNA:
- the LOC114910915 gene encoding transcription factor Maf-like: MASELAMSSSDLPTSPLAMEYVNDFDLMKFEVKKEPVEPDRSISQCSRLIAGGSLSSTPMSTPCSSVPPSPSFSAPSPGSGSEQKAHLEDFYWMSGYQQQLNPESLGFSPEDAVEALINSTHQLQSFDGYARGQQFAGAAGTGATAPGEEMGSAAAVVSAVIAAAAAQNGTPHHHHHHHHHHHAGAHHPAPGGPSSGGAVGSHPHTRVDERFSDEQLVTMSVRELNRQLRGVSKEEVIRLKQKRRTLKNRGYAQSCRYKRVQQRHVLESEKSQLLQQVEHLKQEIARLARERDAYKEKYEKLVSSGFRENGSSSDNNPSSPEFFMSSRKFLHL; this comes from the coding sequence ATGGCATCAGAACTGGCAATGAGCAGCTCCGACCTGCCCACCAGTCCCCTGGCCATGGAATATGTTAATGACTTCGATCTGATGAAGTTTGAAGTGAAAAAGGAGCCGGTGGAGCCCGATCGCAGCATCAGCCAGTGCAGCCGCCTGATCGCCGGGGGATCCCTGTCTTCCACGCCGATGAGCACGCCCTGCAGTTCGGTGCCTCCCTCCCCGAGCTTCTCGGCGCCCAGCCCGGGCTCCGGCAGCGAGCAGAAGGCGCACCTGGAGGATTTCTACTGGATGAGCGGCTACCAGCAGCAGCTCAACCCGGAGTCGCTGGGCTTCAGCCCCGAAGACGCCGTGGAGGCGCTCATCAACAGCACCCACCAGCTGCAGAGCTTCGACGGCTATGCCAGAGGGCAGCAGTTCGCCGGCGCGGCCGGGACAGGGGCCACCGCGCCCGGGGAGGAGATGGGGTCTGCCGCCGCCGTGGTGTCCGCAGTGATCGCGGCCGCCGCCGCCCAGAACGGGACtccgcaccaccaccaccaccaccaccatcaccaccacgcCGGCGCTCACCACCCGGCGCCAGGCGGCCCCTCGAGCGGCGGCGCGGTGGGAAGCCACCCGCACACGCGCGTGGACGAGCGCTTCTCGGACGAGCAGCTCGTCACCATGTCCGTGCGCGAGCTGAACCGGCAGCTGCGGGGGGTCAGCAAGGAAGAGGTGATCCGGCTCAAACAGAAGCGGAGGACACTGAAAAACCGCGGCTACGCGCAGTCGTGCCGCTACAAGCGCGTGCAGCAGCGGCACGTCCTGGAGAGCGAGAAGagccagctgctgcagcaggtggagcacCTCAAGCAGGAGATCGCGCGGCTGGCGCGCGAGCGCGACGCCTACAAGGAGAAGTACGAGAAGCTCGTGAGCAGCGGCTTCCGCGAGAACGGCTCGAGCAGCGACAACAACCCGTCCTCGCCGGAGTTCTTCAT